A single genomic interval of Primulina huaijiensis isolate GDHJ02 chromosome 7, ASM1229523v2, whole genome shotgun sequence harbors:
- the LOC140980073 gene encoding 3-ketoacyl-CoA synthase 12-like: MDLYLILWYMLTFLPLFFILWKFYDEKRHQNCYILDYECHKPMNNRKCSTKFSGEVIRRNKHLGLSEYKFLLKAMVSSGIGEETYGPQMVFDGREAAPTLNDGLIEMDEFFQGCLDNLFKRAGISPSEIDVLVVNVSMLATMPSLSSRIINMYKMREDIKVYNLSGMGCSASLISINIVQNMFKTQKNLHALVLTSESLSLGWYRGNDKSMILANCLFRVGGCAILLTNKASLKDKAMLKLKCLVRTHHGSKDEAYNCCMHKEDDRGIAGFHLDKKLPKAATRAFVDNLKVIAPKILPVRELFRFAMLHLIKKLRQNWSKSGSTTKSMINFKQGVDHFCLHTGGKAVIDAVGQSLGLSEYDVEPARMTLHRFGNTSASSLWYVLAYMHAKKRLKKCQKILMISFGAGFKCNSALWEVARDLDEGTVWKEFIDTYPRKNLNNPYMEKYGWLQDEDPDTFYVPDDYEIPE; encoded by the coding sequence ATGGATCTTTATCTTATTTTATGGTACATGCTCACTTTCCTACCTCTATTCTTCATTCtttggaaattttatgatgaaaaaagaCACCAAAATTGCTACATATTGGATTATGAATGCCACAAGCCTATGAACAACAGGAAATGTAGCACGAAATTTTCAGGTGAAGTCATTCGTCGGAACAAACACCTTGGTCTCAGTGAGTACAAGTTCCTCTTGAAAGCCATGGTTAGCTCCGGGATCGGTGAGGAGACGTATGGCCCGCAAATGGTTTTCGACGGACGGGAGGCAGCTCCGACACTAAACGATGGTCTCATCGAAATGGACGAGTTCTTCCAGGGTTGCCTGGACAATCTCTTCAAACGTGCTGGCATCTCTCCTTCAGAAATCGACGTCTTGGTTGTGAACGTATCGATGCTTGCCACGATGCCTTCATTATCGTCCAGAATCATCAACATGTACAAGATGAGAGAAGACATCAAAGTGTACAACTTGAGCGGAATGGGATGCAGTGCGAGCTTGATCTCCATTAACATAGTCCAAAACATGTTCAAGACTCAAAAAAACCTACACGCCCTTGTATTGACATCGGAGTCTTTAAGTTTAGGTTGGTACAGGGGCAACGATAAATCTATGATTCTTGCAAATTGCTTATTTCGAGTAGGGGGGTGCGCCATTCTTTTGACGAACAAAGCATCCTTGAAGGACAAAGCTATGTTGAAGCTCAAATGTCTGGTAAGAACCCACCACGGTTCGAAAGACGAAGCCTACAATTGCTGCATGCATAAAGAAGATGACAGAGGAATCGCCGGATTCCACCTAGACAAAAAACTCCCCAAGGCGGCCACTCGTGCATTCGTCGACAACCTAAAGGTAATCGCCCCAAAAATCTTGCCGGTTCGCGAGCTTTTCCGGTTTGCGATGCTACATCTCATTAAAAAACTCCGCCAAAATTGGAGCAAATCCGGATCCACCACGAAATCAATGATCAATTTCAAACAAGGGGTCGATCATTTCTGCCTACACACCGGCGGGAAGGCGGTGATCGATGCAGTAGGCCAGAGCCTAGGCCTAAGCGAGTACGACGTGGAGCCGGCTCGGATGACCTTACACCGATTCGGTAACACGTCTGCGAGCAGCCTATGGTACGTTCTTGCTTACATGCATGCCAAGAAAAGGCTCAAAAAGTGTCAAAAGATTCTGATGATTTCATTTGGAGCTGGATTTAAATGCAACAGCGCTCTGTGGGAAGTGGCGCGGGATTTGGATGAAGGGACTGTCTGGAAAGAATTTATCGACACTTATCCTCGCAAGAATCTCAATAATCCCTACATGGAGAAATATGGCTGGCTTCAGGATGAAGATCCAGATACATTTTATGTTCCAGATGATTATGAGATACccgaataa